In Dromiciops gliroides isolate mDroGli1 chromosome 4, mDroGli1.pri, whole genome shotgun sequence, one DNA window encodes the following:
- the LOC122752906 gene encoding zinc finger protein 850-like, whose amino-acid sequence MASVPPPARVCQEPVTFQDVAVVFTREQWAYLDPSQKALYRDVMLETYQNLLCLGLALSKPQVIHQLERGEAPWTPERSCPDLETRPESKVSTAKLCFLIEQLGPSRLTGDVLCLSNLKEDNDARLGRQQSIELKNSQQVKITQRKTLTEVRGHECTKYNQNARLKPNLFPQPKISLGKNLQKCATHRMSCLPPLNPNTCNRICSKKVFAQDNECGKSFTSQPDLIESLRLYPAEKNNDYEECGKDINCSLFFSRHQTIDIGEKNPKCNNIEGASSGGIQFIQHQRIHTGDKPDEYGKCWKNFNRKSSVISHERISTEKKPECNDCGKVSFESGKLTHQKIHNGEQPCKYKECEKASPQSSEITHHQSICSGEKSYEYSYEYNHCGKTFPTRHLLTWHEMIPTGEKPYESNHCQKAFHQSGTLTHHERIHVGEKPYTCNQCGKTFPLYTDLSQHQQIHTKKLYKCNHCQKAFHRHSHLSRHQRIHTKNPYECNQCGKAFSLSTELFQHQRIHTGEKPYECGACEKAFYVKTELTYHQRLHTGEKPYQCSQCGKTFRLKKQFTEHQRVHTGEKPYKCNQCGKTFSRSAHLYRHQGIHTGEKPHECDQCGKAFRLGAQLIQHQRIHTGETPYECNQCGKTFSRSEHLSRHQGIHTGEKPHECDQCGKAFRLGAQLIQHQMIHTGEKPYECNDCGKTFSTRQLLIRHVMIHTGEKPYQCNHCQKTFRLGAQLTQHERIHTGEKPYKCNHCGKTFSTRQLLTWHEMIHTGEKPYECNHCQKAFRQRQTLAQHERIHTGVKPYKCNQCGKTFPWRTNLSQHQRIHTKKLYKCNHCQKAFHRHSHLSRHQRIHTKNPYECNQCGKAFSLSTELFQHQRIHTGEKPYECGECERAFYVKKELTYHQRLHTGEKPYQCSQCGKTFRLKKQFTEHQRVHTGEKPYKCNQCGKTFSRSEHLSRHQGIHTGEKPHECDQCGKTFRLGAQLIQHQRIHTGEKPYECKLCGKAFHLRTTLSQHQRIHTGEKPHECDQCGKAFRLRADLTRHQRIHTGEKPYECKECGKTFSNRGNLTQHEGVHIGEKPYKCNQCGKAFRLSTRLLQHQRIHTGEKPYECNHCGKAFRLRTTLTQHQRIHTGEKPFTCHECGKTFRQHGNLIKHERVHVGERAHQCDQDL is encoded by the exons ATGGCTTCCGTGCCCCCACCAGCCAGGGTCTGCCAG GAGCCAGTGACCTTCCAAGATGTGGCGGTGGTCTTCACGCGGGAGCAGTGGGCTTACCTGGACCCTTCTCAGAAGGCGCTGTACCGGGACGTGATGCTGGAGACCTACCAGAACCTGCTCTGCCTGG GACTGGCCCTGTCCAAGCCCCAGGTGATCCACCAGCTGGAGCGAGGGGAGGCACCTTGGACTCCAGAGAGGAGCTGTCCTG aTTTGGAGACTAGGCCTGAAAGCAAGGTGTCAACTGCAAAGCTGTGCTTTTTGATAGAACAGTTAGGACCAAGTAGACTTACAGGGGatgttctctgtctctccaaCTTAAAAGAAGACAATGATGCCAGATTAGGGAGGCAACAGAGCATTGAGCTAAAAAATTCTCAGCAAGTAAAAATCACCCAAAGAAAAACTCTCACTGAAGTAAGGGGCCATGAATGTACTAAATACAATCAAAATGCCAGGCTAAAACCAAACCTTTTTCCACAACCTAAAATATCTCTAGGAAAGAACCTCCAAAAATGTGCTACACACAGAATGAGCTGCCTTCCACCTTTAAACCCAAATACATGTAATAGAATCTGCTCAAAGAAGGTATTTGCTCAGgataatgaatgtgggaaatcctTCACTTCTCAGCCAGACTTAATTGAATCCCTTAGACTATATCCTGCAGAAAAAAACAATGACTATGAGGAATGTGGGAAAGACATCAACTGCAGCCTATTCTTCAGTCGTCATCAGACAATAGATATTGGAGAGAAAAACCCTAAATGTAACAACATTGAAGGGGCTTCCTCAGGGGGTATACAATttattcaacatcagagaatccatactggagataAACCTGATGAGTACGGTAAATGTTGGAAGAATTTCAATCGCAAGTCATCTGTTATTTCTCATGAAAGGATTTCCACTGAGAAGAAACCTGAATGCAATGACTGTGGTAAGGTTTCCTTTGAAAGTGGAAAGCTAACtcatcagaaaattcataatgGAGAACAACCCTGTAAATATAAAGAATGTGAGAAGGCCTCACCCCAGAGCTCAGAAATCACCCATCATCAAAGTATTTGTAGTGGAGAGAAATCCTATGAATATTCCTATGAATATAATCACTGTGGGAAGACCTTTCCCACAAGACACTTGCTCACTTGGCATGAGATGATCcctactggagagaaaccttatgaaagTAATCATTGTCAAAAGGCCTTTCATCAGAGTGGGACTCTTACCCATCACGAGAGAATCCATgttggagagaaaccttatacatgtaatcagtgtgggaagACCTTTCCTTTGTATACAGATCTATCCCAACATCAGCAAATTCATACTAAGAAACTTTATAAATGTAATCATTGTCAGAAGGCCTTTCATCGGCACTCACACCTATCCCGGCATCAGCGAATTCATACTAAGAatccttatgaatgtaatcaatgtggcaAGGCCTTCTCTCTAAGCACAGAGCTTTttcagcatcagagaattcatactggagagaaaccttatgaatgtggtGCATGTGAGAAAGCCTTTTATGTGAAGACAGAGCTTACTTACCACCAGAGacttcatactggagagaaaccttatcaaTGCAGTCAATGTGGGAAAACCTTTCGCCTCAAGAAACAGTTTACTGAACACCAGAGagttcacactggagaaaaaccttataaatgtaatcagtgtgggaagACCTTTTCCCGGAGTGCACACCTGTACCGACATCAGGGAATccatactggtgagaaacctcATGAATGTGATCAGTGTGGGAAGGCCTTTCGCTTGGGTGCACAGCTTATCCAACATCAGaggattcacactggagagacaccttatgaatgtaatcagtgtgggaagACCTTCTCTCGGAGCGAACACCTATCCCGACATCAGGgaattcatactggtgagaaacctcATGAATGCGATCAGTGTGGGAAGGCTTTTCGCCTAGGTGCACAGCTTATCCAACATCAGatgattcatactggagagaaaccctatgaatgcaaTGACTGTGGGAAGACCTTTTCCACAAGACAATTACTTATTCGGCATGTGatgattcatactggagaaaaaccttatcaATGTAATCATTGTCAGAAGACCTTCCGCCTGGGTGCACAGCTTACCCAACAtgagagaatccatactggagagaaaccttataaatgtaatcactGTGGGAAGACCTTTTCCACAAGACAGTTGCTCACTTGGCATGAGatgattcatactggagagaagccttatgaatgtaaccATTGTCAGAAGGCCTTTCGCCAGAGACAGACTCTTGCCCAACAtgagagaatccatactggagtgaaaccttataaatgtaatcaatgtgggaaGACCTTCCCCTGGCGCACAAATCTATCCCAACATCAGCGAATTCATACTAAGAAACTTTATAAATGTAATCATTGTCAGAAGGCCTTTCATCGGCACTCACACCTATCCCGGCATCAGCGAATTCATACTAAGAatccttatgaatgtaatcaatgtggcaAGGCCTTCTCTCTAAGCACAGAGCTTTttcagcatcagagaattcatactggagagaaaccttatgaatgtggtGAATGTGAGAGAGCCTTCTATGTGAAGAAAGAGCTTACTTACCACCAGAGacttcatactggagagaaaccttatcaaTGCAGTCAGTGTGGGAAAACCTTTCGCCTCAAGAAACAGTTTACTGAACACCAGAGagttcacactggagaaaaaccttataaatgtaatcagtgtgggaagACCTTCTCCCGGAGCGAACACCTATCCCGACATCAGGgaattcatactggtgagaaacctcATGAATGTGATCAGTGTGGGAAGACTTTTCGCTTGGGTGCACAGCTTATCCAACATCagaggattcatactggagagaagccttatgagtGTAAGCTTTGTGGGAAGGCCTTCCACCTCAGAACAACCCTTAGccaacaccagagaattcatactggtgagaaacctcATGAATGTGATCAATGTGGGAAGGCTTTTCGCCTACGTGCAGACCTCACTCGACATCAGAGGATCCATACTGGGGAGAAACCAtatgaatgtaaagaatgtgggaaGACTTTTAGTAACAGAGGCAATCTTACTCAACATGAAGGGGTTCACattggagaaaaaccttataaatgtaatcaatgtgggaaggccttccgcCTGAGTACACGCCTCCTCCAACATCAaaggattcatactggagagaaaccttatgaatgtaatcattgTGGGAAGGCCTTCCGCCTCAGAACAACCCTTAcccaacatcagagaattcatactggtgagaaacctttTACCTGCCATGAATGTGGGAAGACCTTTCGCCAGCATGGAAATCTTATTAAACATGAGAGGGTTCATGTTGGAGAGAGAGCTCATCAATGCGATCAGGACCTGTGA